DNA sequence from the bacterium genome:
AAAGGAGAAGAGGCAGTCTTAAAATCAAGCCCATAATCCTTAAACCAAACATTGTTTGTATTTTCGGTAAATATAATCGAATGAGTGAGTTTTACAACAGGAGAATCAACTGCGAAATAGAACCACACCTCTGCTCTTGCAAGTTTTTCTCCTGCACTGGTCACGTACCACCCTGACCTTTTAAGAGCGACCCTTCCAGGACCTTCTTTTAAAAACACATTCTCTATCTCTGCCAGTTCACCTGCTACTGTTGCTCTTCTGCCTTTATTATCTATTAAATACGCACCTGCCCCTGAATTTTTCAAGAACTGTTTTTTCTCTTTACCAGAGATCATCCAAGCCTCTTCAGGCAGAAGTTTATCCTTATCAAACCTAAATGAAGCAACCCCTGTATCTATAGTAAAACCTGCCTCTGAACCGGGTATTACCTTTAAAGGATTTTTTAACTGGCTTCTCTTCACCCCAGCCCCATACTCAACATAATATTTACCTTGCGGAGAAGCAGTAAACCCTACCAAAGCCCATCTTATACTTCCATCTTGCCAGGTTGCCGAAACATCTACTTGTGAAGGCACCTCCACTCCGTTGCTCATTAAACGAACAGAAGATATATCCTTCAATACGCCTTGAGGAAACGCAAGACTTCCTATCATTGGCCAAGTAGTTTTAAGCCCTGAAACATCTTCAATCATAAGTTGAAACTTTTCTGCTTTTAGACTACTTGTCTGCAAAAATCCACACATAAAGAAGATTAAACCAATCTTTGCCAAACAATCTAAAATCCTATCAAAATCCATTTTTTATCTCCTTTTTAGAAGTTTTACCCATACGCAATAATATTACATTATTCTTTTTTATCTCCTCTAACGGTTCATACCCAAGTTTTTTATAAAGGTTTATATTCCCATAACTTTTGCTCCCAGCCGCCAACTCATACCTACAAGCCTTAGGGAAACATTTTTCTATTTCAAGCATAAGATTTGTTCCAATCCCTTTTTTTTGGTATTCAGGTAGAACAGATAACCTGCTCAACCAACAGATATCTCCCTGCATAACTCCCCTAACAGAACCTACCAACTGACCATTATTTAAAACAGATTTAAGAATAATATGTGTATCAAAATCCTTAACAACCTGTTCAATAGTCTCAACGAGAGGAGAAATAGTAAAATCGTTATACAACTTTCCTTCACTTTCAAAAGCAGCCATTTGAACATGCAAAATATCAGACGCATCTTTTAAAGATGCTTTTTTAATAATTATTTCCATTTTTTCAATAAAAAGAGTACGGGTTTTCACCCAACTTCACAATTTTCCATTTACTACCTTCTTTCTTCATTTCAACCATAAAACTTCCAACCTCACCAACAGATTCTCCCGAAAGAGTTTTACCTCTCCCTTCGCCTATAAACCTAACAATAGCCCTCTTTTCTTTACCTTCACCTTCTATAACAACGTTGACCTGACTTAAAGATATTTTAATATCTTCATACTGATTTAACAAACTCTTGGCATAATAGAAAAGGGTAGCCCAGGTGTGCCCGTAGTCATCCAAGTACTCCATAGAAAGTTGTTTCATAAACCCGATATGGTCTTTCTTTTCAAGACAAGTTTCTGCCACCCTCATAGTTTTCAATACCCTCTCTTTTTCTGAGGTAAAAAAATATTTTACTGCCACAAAAACAAGCACAACAAACAGTACAGCAGAAACAATAACCAAAAAACGTGTTCTCATTTACCTCCAATAACCCGACCTATAATATTTTTAATATCAACCTGAGTCAATAAATGAAACTTATGAGGCATACTTCTATTATCTCCAGCCACAAACACACAACCCTGCCTTACTACAAATGGCTCAACATCCCAACTATTCTTTTCAGATAAATACTCTTCTACCTCTTGTTTGTCGTTAACAAAAAGATTACCGTCTTTTATTTCAATCTTCTCTCCAGCCAACCCCAAAACCCTCTTCTCAAAATATAAGTATGGTTTCTCTTTTGTCCTAAAAACAATAACTTCTCCTCTACGTGGAGTTCGCACCTTGTACGTCAATTTATCAACAAAAATAAAACTTCCATCCATATAAGTTGGTTCCATACTCTTACCAAAAGTTTTGAACCCCTGCACAACGTACAACCTTATAAGAAACAGAAATATTGCTATTACAACAAGCCTAATTATTCTCGTTTTCTTCATAAAATTCATTATATCAGTGATTTAAATATAATACAATCATATAATAGGATATAGCAATAATAGAACTTTTGACACAGAACAATAATTTGATTTAATATAATTGAAGTTTTTACAATCATATACTATCCTTATGATATGTTAAAATAAAGATATATAAAAGGAGAACCCTTATGGGAAAAGAACTGCACCAAACATTTTGGGAAATAAAAAAATATAAATCAATAGATTTCCATAACCATATCAGGTTGAAAAACAAAGTTTTAGACCTCGAATCTGCTAAATCACTACTAAACGCCGCTGATACTCTCGGTATTGAAAAGATTTGCGTTTCCCGCCCCTTAACACCTGATTCTCCTTCACCAAGCGACGTTACAACAGTAAACAATGCCGTATTGGAAGCTATGAAGTTTTCAGAAAGATTTATAGGGTTCTGTTTTTTAAATCCCGGTTACATACAAGAAAGTCTTAAAGAGATGGAAAGATGTATTATAAAAGGAAATATGGCTGGAGTAAAATTATACCACCAATACCTTGTATGCGACCCGGCGTTAACCCCTGTTATGTCGTATGCCGCAGAGTTGGGGGTACCTGTTTTAATGCATTCAGGCAAACTAACAAACCCTAAAGATATAAAATTACAAACACGTTTAAGCAATTCAAGCCATTTTATAAAAGCAGTCAAGATGTTTCCTAACACCATAATTGTGCAGGGACACATAGGAGGAGGTGGCGATTGGGAGTGGACTCTTAGAGTTTTAGAAGACCTTGAAAAAAATGCAAAATTTTATATAGATACAAGCGGTAGCGTAATAGACACAGGTATAGTAAAAAAGACAGTCAAAACACTTGGTGAAGACCGAGTTTTGTTTGCAACAGACGGTTCTATGGATGAAGGTGTTGGGAAAGTTCTTGATGCAAAACTATCCGAAAAACAACTAAGAAAAATATTTTCTGGAAATTTTAATAACATTCTTAAAGAGCGGAGGTAACAATGCTTTTTGATATAAACACAGCAACAGGTCACTGGCCTTTCAGGCAAATTCCTAACGAGAACATTTCAGAGTTAAAAACACTTTTAACAGATAAAGGTATCACAAAGGCAGCAGTTGTAAACACCAACGGAGTATTTTATAAAAACTGTCACGATGCCAACCTTGAACTGGCAAACCAAATATCAAAATATCCTGATTTCTTCACAGGTATTGCTACATTAAACCCATTATATCCTAAATGGGAAAAAGATTTACAGGATTGTTCAACACAACTCAAAATGAAAGGGCTTCGGTTGGTACCACAATACCACAACTATAACTTAAACCAAGCTTGCGCAACAGAGATAGTTACAGTTGCAACAGAACTTAATATCCCTATATTTATTCCTTCAAGATTGGTTGATGTAAGACAGAGACATTGGATGGACACACAAACAACCCTAACAGTAGACGAGATAGGCGCTCTATCTCTTATTGTTCCAAATTCAAGAATAGTTATAACAGAATGTTATGTATATCCTTCACAACTCAAAAAATTAGATGGCACTATTAAATACCCAAATTTATATTTTGAAATTTCAAGATTATCTTCTGCTTACGGGCAAGAGATTGCACAGATTGCAGAACTTATTGGTCAAGACCACCTGTTTTTTGGTACTGGCGCACCCTTTAAAGAAGTAACATCAGCGTTAATTAAACTAAACGTAATGAAATGTCCAGAGCAGACAAGAGAACAAATATCATACCAAAACGCACAAAAACTTTTTAATATAAATTAAATAATATCTTATTTTTTCAGCATTTCAAGAGGGTTAGGTGTTTTTAATACAAGAAAAGTAGTATTTTCGTTACCTATATTCTTTATCAACATACTTGTTTCAAAAGCAACCGGCAACAGGTCTCCCTCAACAAGGTTATTCTCTTCTCCATTAAGGTTAACAGAGAGAGAACCTTTTAACACAAGAAGATGCACATTTGAATTGGCTTGATGTTTAGGCACACTTTGTCCGGGCTTTAAAGCAATCTGCATAATCTGCAAATACTTTTCATCAACAGGCCTTCTTCTACCCATTCCTTCCTCTCTATAAGGAACATTCTCCAACACATTCATTAGCACCTCCGTTTGGGGTTAAACTAACCTCAATATATTTTTAAGCGGATTTATCCGCCGAAGCTCGTTTCTCAGAGCGTAAACATAGAACATAGTTAATTTATTCATAAGTTTGGTTCAACAAAAATTCCAAAACACCTTTTTCAAGCATAGCAAGATTAAAGAGGTAATCATTATGATTAAAAGTTTCACGTAAAGGTTTTGTAGTTGTTTTCCAACCCATTCCGTCGGTAATCCATAAAAACTTGTATTTTCCATTTAAAACATCAAACAAAGTTCTATACTCTCCAGCAGTAGATTTTAATTTTGAACCACCACCGCCATAAAAATTTGTTTCAATGATAAATAATTCTTTACCATTGTAAATAACAAAATCATAACGACGAGAAGATTTATCAACGGGCACATCATAGCAAAACTCTTTTTTAATCTTTGCAGCGTTTGCTTCTTTTAGATACTTGAAATTACTTTTCGCACAAACATCTTTAATAAAAACTTCAACGATATTTTCCATTGCATGCCCGCCTCGATTCTTCCTTCCATTACTATCAAGCCCTGCTTCAACGCCAATCATATAATCTACTAAATTTTTAATTTTATTATCAGTAATTAAATATTTGAGCCCTGTTTCTTGTACAAAATGTAAATACTTTTCTATATCTTTATCAGAAATATCTGTTTTAGAAAAATCATAATCTTCATAAATAAGTTTCTTGCTTTGAAAATCTACAAGAATTTTAAATTTTTTAGTATTCCTACCATCTCGTACTACTAAAGCAGGGATGACTTTTGCAATGTTTGGGTTTTCTTTCAATAAAAACTTAAATTCCTTATCAAAATCATCTTTCCCAATCAAATAATTCAAGTTATTTAAAGCAATCTCTATTTGCTTCGTATTGGTAAAGACTTTTTCCCAGTTAACAAAATATGACCAAATTGTATTACTTGGCTTTAAATTTGATATCAGAAAACTAAAGACCTGATCTTCTGTGTTGCAATTTAAGGTTGTTTCATAAAAAGATATTTTTTTCATAATATCATCTATTCTTACTCTTGTTTTTCATATTTTTATCCAATTCTTCAAATCTCTTTATTGATAAATCAAGAAACGGTTTTTCATTATCGATCCCGATAAACTTTCTGCCAAATAAATAAGCTGCTAACCCCGTTGTTGAACTTCCAGTAAATGGGTCCAAAATTAAATCCCCTTTATTTGTGCTTGCTATAACAATTCTTTTTAGTACTTCTAATGATTTTTGTGTTGGGTGCTTCCCAAAAGTTTTTTCAATTCTTTTTGGGGTATTTATTGCCCAAACGCTACGCATTTGCTTATCTTTTTCATGCAAAATCTCATAACGATTGCTTTTACCGCAATATTTACACTTAACATTTTTTTGATAGTTATCATCCCATTCAACCATATCTTTATAATTGAAAGTATGCTTTACTTTCTTTTCTTTCCTTGCCCAAATTAAAGTTTCGTGGCTAGCAGTAAAAAAACGACAACTTAAATTAGGTGATGCATTTGGCTTAAACCACGCAATATCATTTAAAAAATGGAATTCTTGTAGTTCCAAAGCAAAACCACACTGGTAAATTGAGTGATACGTTCCACTAACCCAAATTGTTCCATTTGGTTTTAAAATACGACGACATTCTTTAATCCAGGAAAGATGAAACTCAAAATTTTCTTTTTTCCCATTGCCAATATCCCATTCACCTTTTTTGACGCTTACCATTTTCCCGTTTTGACAAGTAAAAGTTCCGCCAGATAAAAAATAAGGTGGGTCGGCAAAAATCATATCAAAAAAATTTTCAGGAAATTCTTTCATTAACTTCAAAGAATCGGCATTATACAGAGTGAAATCAGGTTTATTATAGTATGGTTTTTGCATAATTATTTTATAGAATTATCAGCAGTAGTGTTAAATTTACTCGCTATTTTAATTTTGTCCTACAATGATTAAAATATCTATCAATACTTTATAAATATAATAACAAATAAAACGGCAGTAGTCCAATAAGAAATGAATGAAACAAGTTTGATATAGGGTTTCTCAGAGCGTAAACATAGAACATAATTAGTGAGCGGATTTATCCGCCGAAGCTCGTTTTCCAGAGCGTAGGCGGAGGGTGAGGGATTCGAACCCACCATGTCTCGCTTCGCTCTTTAAGGAGAAGAGCTACCCTCTCCTTAATGTTCCTCTCCCCAATACGAAAGACGCAGGGAAAACCTTTTTCCCTGCACCCTTTTAGGACATGGGGTTTCTCAGAGCGTAGGCGGAGGGTGAGGGATTCGAACCCCCATGTCCTTGCGGACGGCGGATTTCAAGTCCGCTGCCTTACCGTTAGACTAACCCTCCGTAATTGTTGGAATAAAGACAGGTAGCATTATTATAAGCTTTTTTACCATTTTTTGCAACAGTTTTGAAGCCGTATTACTAAATTCACTCTCAACCCTCTTGTATTAAATCAAGTCGATTGATTTAGTTTTACAATAGTTTTTCCCACACGCAAACGAAAATCCTCAAGGTATTTCACATCACGAGTATGCCCAGTAAAATCAGGAACAATTTTTTCATTAAATTCTTTCATAAGGGATTTCCCTTCTTCTCTATCTTTTTCACTACCTTTACCTTTCTGCATCAAATCCCTTAACAAGTAAAGGTATTCGTAATCTTCCATTGCCTTCCGTATAATTTCCCAACGGATAGAATCAACAGGTTCGTGAGATTGGCTCGGCATACGAGGAGGATAGATAACAAAACTATCTCCAGCTTGAAGGCTACCTCCAGTTGTATTGTCGTAAGGGTTGTACGGATCTTCTCGATAATAGGGTGGATGCCAGTCCCAATGGTTAAGACCCCAATGGAGAAATCCTTTTATGTTATACTTGAAAGCAAGCCAAGTGAATATTCGAAGACGTATAAGAGGCAGGTCAATAAAACGGTTTGGCCAAGGACCTGTCGGCTCGCAACAGTAGTAGAACCATATTTGGTCTTTAGATATTCCACTCTTTTCAGCAAAACTCTCATACTTACTCTCCTGCGGAACAGGATAATCCACGTAAGGAGCAAATTTTTCTTCCCCCATAGCGTCCATAGTCTTTATTCCAGGAGCAACATTTTTGATAAATTTTACAAAACTTGTATAAGGTTCAAACTGGCTTCCTGTTGGTTCGTCAGAAACGTGTAGGCAAAATTTTTCAAGCCATCCTTTTTCAATAAGATGTTTTTCTAATGCTGAAAGAAACTGTTTAAGAAAATTTCTGTATCCTTCATCCAAAGTGGAAGGAAAAATAAGTTGTTCTTTTTTACTTTTCCCCACTCTTAGCAAAAGTACCGCAGTAGGGTTAGTAGAACGACGAGCAAGGTGGCTACCCTCAATAAGTTCAAAACCGTGTGAAAAAAATATCTCTACCCATTTATCAAAATTATCAAAAGTAAACGAATATTTTCCTGAAGATTTCTCAACAATATCAATAAGAGATTTTTCGTTTTTGATATTATCTTTATAACAGGTAGTCCCAATAGAAAAAAGAGGTGTAAGAACAACATTTTGCCTATGTGAAGCAAGATTTTTTGCGTATATTTCTATAACCTTCCAAAACTCCTCCGTAAAAGGTTCAAGATTATGAAAGTTTATAACCGGTCCTGTCCTAAACCAGTTAGTCATCAACAGATGAGACTTTTTTGGCAAACTAAAAGGCAGAACTTCAATAACAAATTTTACATCTTTTTTTTCTTCACCAAGACTTACCGCAATTTTTCCAACATACTTACCCGGCGTAATATCAGGGTTAATAAAAATTCGTACCCACACACCCAGTGTATCT
Encoded proteins:
- a CDS encoding GNAT family N-acetyltransferase — its product is MEIIIKKASLKDASDILHVQMAAFESEGKLYNDFTISPLVETIEQVVKDFDTHIILKSVLNNGQLVGSVRGVMQGDICWLSRLSVLPEYQKKGIGTNLMLEIEKCFPKACRYELAAGSKSYGNINLYKKLGYEPLEEIKKNNVILLRMGKTSKKEIKNGF
- the lepB gene encoding signal peptidase I; amino-acid sequence: MKKTRIIRLVVIAIFLFLIRLYVVQGFKTFGKSMEPTYMDGSFIFVDKLTYKVRTPRRGEVIVFRTKEKPYLYFEKRVLGLAGEKIEIKDGNLFVNDKQEVEEYLSEKNSWDVEPFVVRQGCVFVAGDNRSMPHKFHLLTQVDIKNIIGRVIGGK
- a CDS encoding amidohydrolase family protein produces the protein MGKELHQTFWEIKKYKSIDFHNHIRLKNKVLDLESAKSLLNAADTLGIEKICVSRPLTPDSPSPSDVTTVNNAVLEAMKFSERFIGFCFLNPGYIQESLKEMERCIIKGNMAGVKLYHQYLVCDPALTPVMSYAAELGVPVLMHSGKLTNPKDIKLQTRLSNSSHFIKAVKMFPNTIIVQGHIGGGGDWEWTLRVLEDLEKNAKFYIDTSGSVIDTGIVKKTVKTLGEDRVLFATDGSMDEGVGKVLDAKLSEKQLRKIFSGNFNNILKERR
- a CDS encoding amidohydrolase family protein, which produces MLFDINTATGHWPFRQIPNENISELKTLLTDKGITKAAVVNTNGVFYKNCHDANLELANQISKYPDFFTGIATLNPLYPKWEKDLQDCSTQLKMKGLRLVPQYHNYNLNQACATEIVTVATELNIPIFIPSRLVDVRQRHWMDTQTTLTVDEIGALSLIVPNSRIVITECYVYPSQLKKLDGTIKYPNLYFEISRLSSAYGQEIAQIAELIGQDHLFFGTGAPFKEVTSALIKLNVMKCPEQTREQISYQNAQKLFNIN
- a CDS encoding type II restriction endonuclease encodes the protein MKKISFYETTLNCNTEDQVFSFLISNLKPSNTIWSYFVNWEKVFTNTKQIEIALNNLNYLIGKDDFDKEFKFLLKENPNIAKVIPALVVRDGRNTKKFKILVDFQSKKLIYEDYDFSKTDISDKDIEKYLHFVQETGLKYLITDNKIKNLVDYMIGVEAGLDSNGRKNRGGHAMENIVEVFIKDVCAKSNFKYLKEANAAKIKKEFCYDVPVDKSSRRYDFVIYNGKELFIIETNFYGGGGSKLKSTAGEYRTLFDVLNGKYKFLWITDGMGWKTTTKPLRETFNHNDYLFNLAMLEKGVLEFLLNQTYE
- a CDS encoding site-specific DNA-methyltransferase, with protein sequence MQKPYYNKPDFTLYNADSLKLMKEFPENFFDMIFADPPYFLSGGTFTCQNGKMVSVKKGEWDIGNGKKENFEFHLSWIKECRRILKPNGTIWVSGTYHSIYQCGFALELQEFHFLNDIAWFKPNASPNLSCRFFTASHETLIWARKEKKVKHTFNYKDMVEWDDNYQKNVKCKYCGKSNRYEILHEKDKQMRSVWAINTPKRIEKTFGKHPTQKSLEVLKRIVIASTNKGDLILDPFTGSSTTGLAAYLFGRKFIGIDNEKPFLDLSIKRFEELDKNMKNKSKNR
- a CDS encoding DUF4091 domain-containing protein codes for the protein MQTNKFDIWVQNSMIRILPNCKPKTKKKEIEITTAGNEVACFQVGVKGLSEKLRDLKVEFNVEVGDIISKEGDVIPNSSVEVLYTEYVPVHWNSAGNPPEELEGEAPGFFPDPLMPSLWRGRWNKEKFSDTLGVWVRIFINPDITPGKYVGKIAVSLGEEKKDVKFVIEVLPFSLPKKSHLLMTNWFRTGPVINFHNLEPFTEEFWKVIEIYAKNLASHRQNVVLTPLFSIGTTCYKDNIKNEKSLIDIVEKSSGKYSFTFDNFDKWVEIFFSHGFELIEGSHLARRSTNPTAVLLLRVGKSKKEQLIFPSTLDEGYRNFLKQFLSALEKHLIEKGWLEKFCLHVSDEPTGSQFEPYTSFVKFIKNVAPGIKTMDAMGEEKFAPYVDYPVPQESKYESFAEKSGISKDQIWFYYCCEPTGPWPNRFIDLPLIRLRIFTWLAFKYNIKGFLHWGLNHWDWHPPYYREDPYNPYDNTTGGSLQAGDSFVIYPPRMPSQSHEPVDSIRWEIIRKAMEDYEYLYLLRDLMQKGKGSEKDREEGKSLMKEFNEKIVPDFTGHTRDVKYLEDFRLRVGKTIVKLNQST